The Rhodopseudomonas palustris genome window below encodes:
- a CDS encoding nuclear transport factor 2 family protein, whose protein sequence is MALNGLDTWYAFMKSHDSDALWDLLHPDAVFESPVVHTPQVGRDIVFKYLKGAEKVLGGPGFTYVGEWRSDNSAVLEFENVIEGIKINGVDIITFADDGRITHFKVMVRPLKAINLLHRLMGEQLAQQ, encoded by the coding sequence ATGGCCTTGAACGGGCTCGACACCTGGTATGCCTTCATGAAGTCCCACGACTCAGATGCGCTGTGGGATCTGCTGCATCCGGACGCGGTGTTCGAAAGCCCGGTGGTTCACACCCCGCAGGTCGGGCGCGACATCGTGTTCAAGTACCTCAAGGGTGCCGAAAAGGTGCTCGGCGGCCCGGGCTTCACCTATGTGGGCGAATGGCGCAGCGATAACAGTGCGGTGCTCGAATTCGAGAACGTGATCGAAGGCATCAAGATCAACGGCGTCGACATCATCACCTTCGCCGACGACGGACGTATTACCCACTTCAAGGTCATGGTAAGACCCCTGAAAGCGATCAACCTGCTGCATCGCTTGATGGGAGAACAGCTGGCGCAGCAATAA
- a CDS encoding acyl-CoA dehydrogenase C-terminal domain-containing protein, producing the protein MTIYKAPVEEVGFLLNDVFQFDRYNNLPGFADAAADVRDAIINEAARLSEEVLHPLNAVGDHEGCTRHDDGSVTTPKGFKDAYKQIAEGGWMGLSSPAEYGGQGLPITLTQTVQEFLNSANMAFAMYPGLTMGAAAALTVHGSPEQKQTYLPKMVSGEWTGTMNLTEPQCGTDLGLLRTKAVKQADGSYKITGTKIFISAGEHDMADNIIHLVLARIEGAPAGIKGISLFVVPKFLVNPDGTVGARNGVICGSIEHKMGIHGNATCTMNYDGATGWLVGEENKGMQGMFVMMNEARLGVAVQGLAQSEVAYQNAVEYARERLQGRALSGPKATDKPADPIIVHPDIRRALLTMRAFNEAARALVLWTALKSDVAHRSSDAKERQVADDHLGLMTPVLKGVLTDGGFANAVAAQQVYGGHGYIAANGVEQFVRDARIAMIYEGANGIQALDLVGRKLPRDGGRAVMAFFAEVGAFAKEHGGDEAMKPFVAPLSTSLGHLQKATTWLMMNAMAQPDNAGAAATDYMHLFGLVAMGYMWAKMAKVAQDKIAAEGAKPFLTRKLVTGRFFAERMLPETALRLTRIESGCATLMELPAEAF; encoded by the coding sequence ATGACGATCTACAAGGCCCCGGTTGAAGAAGTCGGCTTCCTGCTCAACGACGTTTTTCAGTTCGACCGCTACAACAACCTGCCCGGGTTCGCCGATGCTGCGGCCGACGTGCGCGACGCGATCATCAACGAGGCGGCGCGGCTGAGCGAGGAAGTGCTGCATCCGCTCAATGCGGTCGGCGATCACGAAGGCTGCACCCGTCACGACGACGGCAGCGTCACCACGCCGAAGGGCTTCAAGGACGCTTACAAGCAGATCGCCGAAGGCGGCTGGATGGGCCTGTCGTCGCCGGCCGAATATGGCGGCCAAGGGTTGCCGATCACGCTGACCCAGACGGTGCAGGAATTCCTGAACTCCGCCAACATGGCGTTTGCGATGTACCCGGGCCTGACGATGGGTGCCGCGGCGGCGCTGACGGTGCACGGCTCGCCGGAGCAGAAGCAGACCTATCTGCCCAAGATGGTGTCCGGCGAGTGGACCGGTACGATGAACCTCACCGAGCCGCAGTGCGGCACCGATCTCGGCCTGCTGCGGACCAAGGCGGTGAAGCAGGCGGACGGCAGCTACAAGATCACCGGTACCAAGATCTTCATCTCGGCCGGTGAGCACGATATGGCCGACAACATCATCCATCTGGTGCTGGCGCGGATCGAAGGCGCACCGGCCGGAATCAAGGGCATCTCGCTGTTCGTGGTGCCAAAATTCCTGGTCAACCCCGACGGTACCGTCGGCGCCCGCAACGGCGTGATCTGCGGCTCGATCGAACACAAGATGGGCATTCACGGCAATGCCACCTGTACCATGAACTACGACGGCGCCACCGGCTGGCTGGTCGGCGAAGAGAACAAGGGCATGCAGGGCATGTTCGTGATGATGAACGAGGCTCGCCTCGGCGTCGCGGTGCAGGGCCTGGCGCAGTCGGAAGTCGCCTATCAGAACGCCGTCGAATACGCCCGCGAGCGGCTGCAGGGCCGGGCGCTGTCGGGGCCGAAGGCGACCGATAAGCCGGCCGATCCGATCATCGTGCATCCCGACATCCGCCGCGCGCTGCTGACGATGCGCGCGTTCAACGAGGCGGCGCGGGCGCTGGTGCTGTGGACCGCGCTGAAGAGCGACGTCGCGCATCGCTCCAGCGATGCCAAGGAGCGCCAGGTAGCCGACGATCATCTCGGCCTGATGACGCCGGTGCTGAAGGGCGTTCTGACCGACGGCGGCTTTGCCAATGCGGTCGCCGCGCAGCAGGTTTATGGCGGCCACGGCTACATTGCCGCCAACGGCGTCGAGCAGTTCGTCCGCGATGCCCGCATCGCGATGATCTACGAAGGCGCCAACGGCATTCAGGCACTCGATCTGGTCGGTCGCAAGCTGCCGCGTGACGGCGGCCGCGCCGTGATGGCGTTCTTCGCCGAGGTCGGCGCCTTCGCCAAGGAGCATGGCGGCGACGAGGCGATGAAGCCGTTCGTGGCACCGCTGTCGACCTCGCTCGGCCATCTGCAGAAGGCCACCACCTGGTTGATGATGAATGCGATGGCGCAGCCCGATAACGCCGGCGCCGCCGCCACCGACTACATGCACCTCTTCGGCCTGGTGGCGATGGGCTACATGTGGGCCAAGATGGCCAAGGTGGCGCAAGACAAGATCGCGGCTGAGGGTGCAAAGCCCTTCCTGACCCGCAAGCTGGTCACCGGCCGGTTCTTCGCCGAGCGGATGCTGCCCGAAACCGCGCTGCGGCTGACCCGGATCGAATCCGGCTGCGCCACGCTGATGGAACTGCCGGCGGAAGCGTTCTGA
- a CDS encoding acetyl-CoA C-acetyltransferase — MPEAYIYDHVRTPRGRGKADGSLHEVTALALATVPLKALKERNNLKKDVVDDVVMGVVDPVGEAGSDIARFAAMKAGLGEAVPGVQISRFCASGLDAVNFAAAQIMSGQHELVIGGGAESMSRIGLGASGGAWPMDPSMAIPSYFMPQGISADLIATKYGFSRDDVDAYAVRSQQLAAKAWDEGRFDKSVVPVKDINGLTILAKDEHMRPSTTMQSLAQLQPSFAPIAAMGGFDAVAIQSHPEVEKVNYVHHAGNSSGIVDGAGAVLLGSKEAGEKHGLKPRAKIRAFANIGSEPAMMLTGPVDVTNKLFERSGMKKSDIDLFELNEAFASVVLRYMQAFEIDNDKINVNGGAIALGHPLGATGAMILGTVLDELERTGKATALVTLCIGGGMGTATIIERV; from the coding sequence ATGCCCGAAGCCTATATTTACGATCACGTTCGCACTCCGCGCGGCCGCGGCAAAGCCGACGGCTCGCTGCACGAGGTGACCGCGCTGGCGCTCGCCACCGTGCCGCTGAAGGCGCTGAAGGAGCGTAACAACCTCAAGAAGGACGTGGTCGACGACGTCGTGATGGGTGTGGTCGATCCGGTCGGCGAAGCCGGTTCGGACATCGCGCGGTTCGCGGCGATGAAGGCGGGCCTCGGCGAAGCGGTGCCCGGCGTGCAGATCAGCCGGTTCTGTGCCTCGGGTCTGGACGCAGTGAACTTTGCCGCGGCGCAGATCATGAGCGGCCAGCACGAGCTGGTGATCGGCGGCGGCGCGGAATCGATGAGCCGCATCGGTCTCGGCGCCTCGGGCGGCGCCTGGCCGATGGATCCGTCGATGGCGATCCCGTCTTACTTCATGCCGCAGGGCATCTCGGCCGACCTGATCGCCACCAAATACGGCTTCTCGCGCGACGACGTCGACGCCTATGCGGTGCGCAGCCAGCAGCTCGCCGCGAAGGCCTGGGACGAAGGCCGGTTCGACAAGTCGGTGGTGCCGGTGAAGGACATCAACGGCCTGACCATCCTGGCCAAGGACGAGCACATGCGTCCGTCGACGACGATGCAGTCGCTGGCGCAGTTGCAGCCGTCGTTCGCGCCGATCGCCGCAATGGGCGGGTTCGACGCGGTGGCGATCCAGTCGCACCCGGAAGTCGAGAAGGTCAACTACGTGCACCATGCCGGCAACTCGTCGGGCATCGTCGACGGCGCCGGCGCGGTGCTGCTCGGTAGCAAGGAAGCCGGTGAGAAGCACGGTCTGAAGCCGCGCGCCAAGATCCGCGCCTTCGCCAATATCGGCTCGGAGCCGGCGATGATGCTGACCGGTCCGGTCGACGTCACCAACAAGCTGTTCGAGCGCTCCGGCATGAAGAAGAGCGACATTGATCTGTTCGAACTCAACGAGGCGTTCGCCTCGGTGGTGCTGCGCTACATGCAGGCGTTCGAGATCGACAACGACAAGATCAACGTCAATGGCGGCGCGATCGCGCTCGGCCATCCGCTCGGCGCTACCGGCGCGATGATCCTCGGCACCGTGCTCGACGAGCTCGAGCGCACCGGCAAGGCGACTGCGCTGGTGACGCTGTGCATCGGCGGCGGCATGGGCACCGCAACGATCATCGAGCGGGTGTGA
- a CDS encoding 3-hydroxyacyl-CoA dehydrogenase NAD-binding domain-containing protein produces the protein MAFKIFKVETDADGIALVTWDLPGKSMNVLDATTIEELGAIAEQTSKDAAVKGVVITSAKEAFCAGADLSMLEGMNQQFAQIRKEKGEEAAQKMLFDESRKLSQILRGIETGGKPWVAAINGLALGGGFEVTLACHYRVASDNPKTRLGLPEIKVGLFPGGGGTQRIPRIVNPQEAMTILLKGDQIKLDKAKALKLVDAVVPAADLIKTAKDWIKNGGKAVAPWDEKGFKLPGGQVFSKQGMMMFPAGNAIYRRETYDNYPAARAIMSCVYEGLLVPMDVALRIESRYFAHVLQTKEAAAMIRSLFLSMQELNKGARRPQGVPPTKVKKLAIIGAGFMGASVGYVSAKAGIEVVLIDRDQESADKGKAHCQSVIDGLIKKGRAKEADRDALMSRITATADFNAISDADLVIEAVFEDRKVKAETYAKAQPLLKEGAIFASNTSTLPINSLAEEFKDQSKFIGIHFFSPVEKMMLVEVILGNNTSDATLAAALDYTRQIGKTPIVVNDSRGFFANRCVLRFTAEGLEMLMEGVPAPMIETAAKMAGMPVGPLSLADEVALDLILKIMKATEADLGEQAVDQQQKKLMVELVEKQGRFGRKNGKGFYVYPEKGKGQKSLWDGIAALQPKHLDPDTIDVEELKQRFLAVQAVEAARTVEDNVIVDPREADVGSILGFGFAPFTGGTLSYIDFMGTKEFVALCHKLEGKYGSRFTPPKLLEDMAKTGDTFYHRFAPKKQAAA, from the coding sequence ATGGCCTTCAAGATTTTCAAAGTCGAGACCGACGCCGACGGCATCGCGCTGGTGACCTGGGACCTGCCCGGCAAGTCGATGAACGTGCTCGACGCCACCACGATCGAGGAACTCGGCGCGATCGCCGAACAGACCAGTAAGGACGCCGCGGTCAAGGGCGTGGTGATCACTTCGGCCAAGGAGGCGTTCTGCGCCGGTGCCGACCTGTCGATGCTGGAAGGCATGAACCAGCAGTTCGCCCAGATCCGCAAAGAGAAGGGCGAAGAAGCCGCCCAGAAGATGCTGTTCGACGAGAGCCGCAAGCTGTCGCAGATCCTGCGTGGCATCGAGACCGGCGGCAAGCCGTGGGTCGCGGCGATCAACGGCCTGGCGCTCGGCGGCGGCTTCGAAGTGACGCTGGCCTGCCACTACCGCGTCGCGTCTGACAATCCGAAGACCCGCCTCGGCCTGCCCGAGATCAAGGTCGGCCTGTTCCCGGGCGGCGGCGGCACCCAGCGGATTCCGCGCATCGTCAATCCGCAGGAGGCGATGACCATCCTGCTCAAGGGCGATCAGATCAAGCTCGACAAGGCCAAGGCGCTGAAGCTGGTCGACGCCGTGGTGCCTGCGGCCGATCTGATCAAGACCGCCAAGGACTGGATCAAGAATGGCGGCAAGGCGGTGGCGCCGTGGGACGAGAAGGGCTTCAAGCTGCCCGGCGGTCAGGTGTTCTCCAAGCAGGGCATGATGATGTTCCCGGCGGGCAACGCCATCTATCGCCGTGAGACTTACGACAACTATCCGGCCGCCCGCGCCATCATGAGCTGCGTCTATGAGGGCCTGTTGGTGCCGATGGACGTCGCGCTGCGCATCGAGTCGCGTTACTTCGCGCATGTGCTGCAGACCAAGGAAGCGGCTGCGATGATCCGCAGCCTGTTCCTGTCGATGCAGGAGCTGAATAAGGGCGCGCGCCGTCCGCAGGGTGTGCCGCCGACCAAGGTCAAGAAGCTCGCCATCATCGGCGCCGGCTTCATGGGCGCCAGCGTCGGTTACGTCTCGGCCAAGGCCGGCATCGAAGTGGTGCTGATCGACCGCGACCAGGAGAGCGCCGACAAGGGCAAGGCGCACTGCCAGTCGGTCATCGATGGGCTGATCAAGAAGGGGCGTGCCAAGGAGGCCGACCGCGACGCGCTGATGTCGCGGATCACCGCGACCGCCGACTTCAATGCGATCTCGGACGCCGACCTCGTCATTGAAGCCGTGTTCGAGGATCGCAAGGTCAAGGCCGAGACCTACGCCAAGGCGCAGCCGCTGCTGAAGGAAGGCGCGATCTTCGCCTCCAACACCTCGACTCTGCCGATCAATTCGCTGGCCGAAGAGTTCAAGGACCAGTCGAAGTTCATCGGCATCCACTTCTTCTCGCCGGTCGAGAAGATGATGCTGGTCGAAGTCATCCTCGGCAACAACACCAGCGACGCCACGCTGGCGGCCGCGCTCGACTACACCCGCCAGATCGGCAAGACCCCGATCGTGGTGAACGACAGCCGCGGCTTCTTCGCCAACCGCTGCGTGCTGCGCTTCACCGCCGAAGGCCTCGAGATGCTGATGGAAGGCGTCCCGGCGCCGATGATCGAGACCGCCGCCAAGATGGCCGGCATGCCGGTCGGCCCGCTGTCGCTGGCCGACGAAGTCGCGCTCGACCTGATCCTCAAGATCATGAAGGCCACCGAAGCCGACCTCGGCGAACAGGCGGTCGATCAGCAACAGAAGAAGCTGATGGTCGAGCTGGTCGAGAAGCAGGGCCGGTTCGGCCGCAAGAACGGCAAGGGCTTCTACGTCTATCCGGAGAAGGGCAAGGGGCAGAAGAGTCTGTGGGACGGCATCGCCGCGCTGCAGCCCAAGCATCTCGATCCCGACACCATCGACGTCGAAGAGCTGAAGCAGCGCTTCCTCGCCGTGCAGGCGGTGGAAGCGGCCCGCACCGTCGAGGACAACGTCATCGTCGATCCGCGCGAGGCCGATGTCGGTTCGATCCTCGGCTTCGGCTTCGCGCCGTTCACCGGCGGCACGCTCAGCTACATCGATTTCATGGGCACCAAGGAGTTCGTGGCGCTGTGCCACAAGCTCGAGGGCAAATACGGCTCGCGCTTCACCCCGCCGAAGCTGCTCGAAGACATGGCCAAGACCGGCGACACCTTCTACCACCGCTTCGCCCCGAAGAAGCAGGCGGCGGCGTAG
- the gstA gene encoding glutathione transferase GstA: MKLYYSPGACSLSPHIALSEAGLPFDLVKVDIRAKKLENGDDYAAINPKGSVPALGLDDGSVLTEGPAIVQFIADKEGSGKLAPANGSPERYRLQEWLNYISTDLHKSFGPLFAPTLGEDAKNFFKDRIARHLGYVDKQLAGKDYLMGSSFTVADGYLFVILSWCDRMKIDLAPYPNLAAFKARVAARPKVQEALQSEGLLQKA, encoded by the coding sequence ATGAAGCTGTATTATTCGCCCGGTGCATGTTCGCTGTCGCCGCATATCGCGCTCAGCGAAGCCGGCCTGCCGTTCGACCTGGTCAAGGTCGACATCCGGGCGAAGAAGCTGGAGAACGGCGACGACTACGCCGCGATCAACCCGAAGGGCTCGGTGCCGGCGCTCGGCCTCGACGACGGCTCGGTGCTGACCGAGGGCCCGGCGATCGTGCAATTCATCGCCGACAAGGAAGGCTCCGGCAAGCTGGCGCCGGCCAACGGATCGCCGGAGCGCTACCGGCTGCAGGAATGGCTGAACTACATCTCGACCGACCTGCACAAGAGCTTCGGCCCGCTGTTCGCCCCGACGCTCGGCGAAGACGCCAAGAATTTCTTCAAGGACCGCATCGCCCGCCACCTCGGCTATGTCGACAAGCAACTCGCCGGCAAAGACTATCTGATGGGCTCGTCGTTCACGGTCGCCGACGGCTACCTGTTCGTAATCCTGAGCTGGTGCGACCGCATGAAGATCGACCTCGCCCCCTACCCCAACCTCGCCGCCTTCAAGGCCCGCGTCGCCGCCCGCCCGAAGGTGCAGGAAGCGCTGCAAAGCGAAGGTCTGCTGCAGAAGGCGTAA
- a CDS encoding MarR family winged helix-turn-helix transcriptional regulator, protein MKRKPSTEATAAWVRLMRVRSRVLDAVEQELKKAGFPPLAWYDALLELSRAPGGEMRPVELEKQMLIPQYSTSRLVDRLVDEELVVRRECRSDKRGQFVEITEAGRELQKKMWAAYSAAIEKHVGSKLSDADAVRLCGLLDRLGCSCDGSAAALDARDTAVSR, encoded by the coding sequence ATGAAACGCAAACCGTCGACCGAGGCCACTGCGGCCTGGGTCCGCCTGATGCGGGTCCGGAGCCGGGTGTTGGACGCTGTCGAGCAGGAATTGAAGAAGGCGGGCTTCCCGCCGCTGGCTTGGTACGACGCGCTGCTCGAATTATCGCGCGCGCCGGGCGGCGAGATGCGCCCGGTCGAGCTCGAAAAGCAGATGCTGATCCCGCAATACTCCACCTCGCGCCTGGTCGACCGGCTGGTCGATGAGGAGCTGGTGGTGCGCCGCGAATGCCGCAGCGACAAGCGCGGCCAGTTCGTTGAAATCACCGAGGCTGGACGCGAATTGCAGAAGAAGATGTGGGCCGCCTATTCGGCGGCAATCGAAAAGCACGTCGGTTCGAAATTGTCCGATGCCGACGCCGTCCGGCTGTGCGGGCTGCTCGACCGGCTCGGCTGTTCGTGCGACGGCTCCGCCGCTGCGCTCGATGCGCGAGACACCGCAGTCTCGCGATGA
- a CDS encoding glutamate--cysteine ligase produces the protein MARDQLDMTPLNSRDELVAWIEAGVKSPAEFRIGTEHEKTPFTLDGHHPVPYEGARGIGALLEGMQILLGWEPIMEGPHIIGLHDVTGGGAISLEPGGQFELSGAPVETVHQTHAELMAHLAQVREVATPLGIGFLGLGMTPSWSRSEIPVMPKGRYKIMTNYMPKVGRYGLDMMYRTCTVQTNLDFSSEADMVKKLRVSVALQPVATALFANSPFTEGKPNGFLSFRSEIWRDTDNDRSGMLPWAFEDGMGFERWVDYALDVPMYFVKRGDSYIDVAGSSFRDFFDGKNDKLPGERPTLSDWANHLSTIFPEVRLKRYLEMRGADGQPWGRLTALPAFWVGLLYDDTSLDAAWELVKGWSAEERQTLRDEVPRLGFKAKIGNRFLFEIAKDCLVLAHAGLRRRGRVDPTGLDESRHLAPLDRILDNGHTPAEEMLEKYHGAWRGSVEPAYDEYAF, from the coding sequence ATGGCGCGTGACCAGCTCGATATGACCCCGCTGAATTCGCGTGACGAACTCGTCGCATGGATCGAGGCGGGCGTGAAATCGCCGGCCGAATTCCGCATCGGCACCGAACACGAAAAGACCCCGTTCACGCTCGACGGCCATCATCCGGTGCCCTACGAGGGCGCCCGGGGCATCGGCGCCCTGCTCGAAGGGATGCAGATCCTGCTCGGCTGGGAGCCGATCATGGAAGGCCCGCACATCATCGGGCTGCACGACGTCACCGGCGGCGGCGCGATCTCGCTGGAGCCGGGCGGCCAGTTCGAATTGTCGGGTGCGCCGGTCGAGACCGTGCACCAGACCCACGCCGAGCTGATGGCGCATCTGGCGCAGGTGCGCGAAGTGGCGACGCCGCTCGGGATCGGCTTTCTGGGCCTCGGCATGACGCCGTCGTGGTCGCGCAGCGAAATCCCGGTGATGCCGAAGGGCCGCTACAAGATCATGACCAACTACATGCCGAAGGTCGGTCGTTACGGCCTCGACATGATGTACCGGACCTGCACGGTGCAGACCAATCTCGACTTCTCGTCGGAAGCCGACATGGTCAAGAAGCTGCGGGTCTCGGTCGCGCTGCAGCCGGTCGCGACCGCGCTGTTCGCCAACTCGCCATTCACCGAAGGCAAGCCGAACGGCTTCTTGTCGTTCCGCTCCGAGATCTGGCGCGACACCGACAATGATCGCTCCGGCATGCTGCCGTGGGCTTTCGAGGACGGCATGGGCTTCGAGCGTTGGGTCGACTACGCGCTCGACGTGCCGATGTACTTCGTCAAGCGCGGCGACAGCTATATCGACGTGGCCGGTTCGTCGTTCCGCGACTTCTTCGACGGCAAGAACGATAAGCTGCCCGGCGAGCGGCCGACGCTGTCGGACTGGGCCAATCATCTGTCGACGATCTTCCCCGAGGTGCGGCTGAAGCGGTACCTGGAAATGCGCGGTGCCGACGGCCAGCCGTGGGGCCGCCTGACGGCGCTGCCGGCGTTCTGGGTCGGCCTGCTGTACGACGACACCAGCCTCGACGCCGCCTGGGAGCTGGTCAAAGGCTGGAGCGCCGAGGAGCGCCAGACGCTGCGGGACGAGGTGCCGCGGCTCGGCTTCAAGGCCAAGATCGGCAACCGCTTCCTGTTCGAAATCGCCAAGGATTGCCTGGTGCTGGCGCATGCCGGGCTGCGTCGCCGCGGCCGCGTCGATCCAACCGGCCTCGACGAATCGCGGCATCTGGCCCCGCTCGACCGTATTCTCGATAACGGGCATACCCCGGCCGAGGAGATGCTCGAGAAGTATCACGGTGCGTGGCGCGGCTCGGTAGAGCCGGCTTACGACGAATACGCGTTCTGA
- a CDS encoding PAN domain-containing protein — protein sequence MRSGLLRACLLVLAVAAAALSPHASRAQANIDRIGGDYLRTPVTSGDPAECALMCERDKRCRSWTFSYPRSPEDGAMCWLKSTVPPRTPNSCCVSGVRGAGVLEPRNDSNEVSIDRFGGDYRNFELKSGEGDEACKAACVDEHKCRAWTYARPGYVGRNARCFLKSQIKPPRRKAGFISGVVR from the coding sequence ATGCGAAGCGGCCTGCTCAGGGCGTGTTTGCTCGTGCTCGCCGTGGCTGCGGCGGCGCTGTCGCCGCATGCGTCCCGTGCCCAAGCCAATATCGATCGCATCGGCGGCGATTACCTGCGCACGCCTGTGACCAGCGGCGACCCGGCCGAATGCGCGCTGATGTGCGAGCGCGACAAGCGCTGCCGGTCGTGGACCTTCAGCTATCCGCGCTCGCCCGAAGACGGTGCGATGTGCTGGCTGAAGAGCACGGTTCCGCCGCGCACGCCGAACTCGTGCTGCGTGTCCGGCGTCCGCGGTGCCGGCGTGTTGGAGCCGCGCAACGATTCCAACGAGGTTTCGATCGACCGCTTCGGCGGCGACTATCGCAATTTCGAACTGAAATCGGGCGAGGGCGACGAGGCCTGCAAGGCGGCCTGCGTCGACGAGCATAAGTGCCGGGCCTGGACCTATGCGCGTCCCGGCTATGTCGGCCGCAACGCCCGCTGTTTCCTGAAAAGTCAGATCAAGCCGCCGCGCCGCAAGGCCGGGTTCATCTCCGGCGTGGTGCGCTGA
- the lepB gene encoding signal peptidase I, protein MTTKTETAASTARRWGSQLTQLAAVVAIVLVGKGAVAEPFYVPSGSMEPTLLIGDALLASKYPYGYSAASLPIHVSVPESGRVFGSTPHRGDVVVFRWSGDRSQVWVKRVVGLPGDRVQLDNGRVFINGVAAKVTPDGVGRAEDDNGSYETAARYIETLPGGVAHPIFKLYDNGRLDNTAEVTVPPGHLFVMGDNRDNSADSRVPVSEGGVGMLPIDDLVGRVDAIVGSWNPGVRRQPLTDWFSGFRVARFFTAVH, encoded by the coding sequence ATGACGACGAAGACGGAGACGGCCGCGAGCACCGCGCGGCGCTGGGGCTCGCAGCTGACGCAGCTCGCCGCCGTGGTGGCGATCGTGCTGGTCGGCAAGGGCGCGGTCGCCGAGCCGTTCTACGTGCCGTCCGGTTCGATGGAGCCGACGCTGCTGATCGGCGACGCTTTGCTCGCCTCGAAATATCCGTACGGCTATTCGGCTGCCTCGCTGCCGATCCACGTCTCGGTGCCGGAAAGCGGCCGGGTGTTCGGCTCCACACCACACCGCGGCGACGTGGTGGTGTTTCGCTGGTCCGGCGATCGCTCGCAGGTCTGGGTCAAGCGCGTCGTCGGCCTGCCCGGCGACCGCGTGCAGCTCGACAACGGCCGGGTGTTCATCAACGGCGTTGCCGCCAAGGTCACGCCGGACGGGGTCGGCCGCGCCGAGGACGACAACGGCTCGTATGAGACCGCCGCGCGCTACATCGAGACGCTTCCCGGCGGCGTCGCCCACCCGATCTTCAAGCTGTACGACAACGGCCGGCTCGACAACACGGCGGAAGTCACCGTGCCGCCCGGCCACCTGTTCGTGATGGGCGACAATCGCGACAACTCCGCCGACAGCCGCGTGCCGGTCAGCGAAGGCGGCGTCGGCATGCTGCCGATCGACGACCTGGTCGGCCGGGTCGATGCCATCGTCGGCTCGTGGAATCCCGGCGTCCGCCGCCAGCCGCTCACCGACTGGTTCTCCGGCTTCCGCGTCGCGCGGTTCTTCACCGCGGTGCATTGA